Within Candidatus Cloacimonadota bacterium, the genomic segment GGGATATCATTTCTAATATTATATGAGCCTTGAAAACGACACACCTACTGATGTGGGTAAAGTTGTCGACATTCAGAAGGAAAATGCAATCATTGAATTTTCTCGTTCTGAAGCTTGTAATACGTGCAAACTAAAGGCATTCTGTTTTCATAAAGAGGGAGATGTAACGAAGCTGACAATAAAAAATGATCTTGGAGCAAAAATTGGCGATGACATTCAATTTGAGATAAATCCCCAAATGCGCATTTTGAGTTCCTTTCTTGTCTTTATATTACCTATCATTTTCCTGATCGGATCATATTTTCTGTTTAAAAGCGCATTCGGAATTTCCGAGAATCTCTCTATCCTTCTTTCTATAGTCTCGGTTGCAGTTGCATTTGTTGTGGTCAAACTGATCGATAATCAGATTAAGAAAAAAGCGTTGATCCAGCCCAAGATGGT encodes:
- a CDS encoding SoxR reducing system RseC family protein translates to MSLENDTPTDVGKVVDIQKENAIIEFSRSEACNTCKLKAFCFHKEGDVTKLTIKNDLGAKIGDDIQFEINPQMRILSSFLVFILPIIFLIGSYFLFKSAFGISENLSILLSIVSVAVAFVVVKLIDNQIKKKALIQPKMVAIIKSVN